A part of Dehalococcoidia bacterium genomic DNA contains:
- a CDS encoding S41 family peptidase — protein sequence MGGWCAGGGNETSAAERRPPVSEESEQTEQFDQDENLAVPPGSAPRLRRGGLLLLALAFVLLITAMRPAGEVSVRAQPVSTHVDTVRAEYQIILNSYVQPLDPAPLLDAAWQGAARNLRQQGVSFSTAAPNARGDKDQAFAGFSTAWNSLAAEVGGRVDLAQLAFAADDEMANSLGDDHTFFLTPAEYVQDQQELGGADATQTGIGVIADPRAPHVVREVATGGPAEQAGIHTGDTITAINGQSVQATVRAAFDAQINGPSGTAVTVSVDRPGQGAMDISLTMGPYLFPIFSSQILPGGVGYLRLRSFVNPWTPLQDGKTVVQELDDALNGFEAAGVTEWLLDLRGNLGGVTATAQAFAGRFLEDARVAVDTDARGHRAETLADGHTFPVQRPLAVLIDGLSASSSEVLSSALKEYGRATLVGHKTLGGLGTGLLFPLPDGAALQVTVSRVVSGRDQQTIDNIGVFEDVAAPNPSPQQLAAGDDPVIDAAESALATQGSYDVNPNSDATLPADQLRTLFAPYELTAGEVPTAPEISSVHFFGDYVINRYAEWNNYEGPGRDAEAAKALAQQRGWQGAQIQFFGQSSVGAMELTVTDVYATADGAAAYLSAADFPDLLQKTDTPIQLGDQTTAWRGQWEDTGELLLSWRHGRIVFAVGLATVPGEETFDPLVTMARAVEARYQASPFAQ from the coding sequence GTGGGTGGTTGGTGTGCTGGTGGTGGGAATGAGACGAGCGCCGCGGAGCGCAGACCTCCGGTAAGCGAAGAGAGCGAGCAGACCGAGCAGTTCGACCAGGACGAAAACCTGGCCGTGCCGCCGGGCAGCGCGCCGCGCCTGCGGCGCGGCGGCCTGCTGCTGCTCGCCCTGGCCTTCGTGCTGCTGATCACGGCGATGCGGCCGGCCGGCGAGGTGTCGGTGCGGGCGCAGCCCGTCAGCACGCACGTCGACACCGTCCGCGCCGAGTACCAGATCATCCTCAACTCCTACGTGCAGCCGCTGGACCCCGCGCCGCTGCTGGACGCCGCCTGGCAGGGCGCCGCGCGCAATCTGCGGCAGCAGGGCGTCTCCTTCAGCACCGCCGCGCCCAACGCCCGGGGCGACAAGGACCAGGCGTTCGCCGGCTTCAGCACGGCGTGGAACAGCCTGGCCGCCGAGGTTGGCGGCAGAGTCGATCTGGCGCAGCTCGCCTTCGCCGCCGACGACGAGATGGCCAACAGCCTGGGCGACGACCACACCTTCTTCCTCACCCCGGCCGAATACGTGCAGGACCAGCAGGAGCTGGGCGGCGCCGACGCCACGCAGACCGGCATCGGCGTGATCGCCGATCCGCGGGCGCCGCACGTCGTGCGCGAAGTCGCGACGGGCGGGCCGGCGGAACAGGCGGGCATCCACACCGGTGACACGATCACCGCGATCAACGGGCAGAGCGTGCAGGCAACCGTCCGCGCCGCCTTCGACGCGCAGATCAACGGTCCCTCCGGCACGGCCGTGACCGTCAGCGTCGACCGGCCGGGTCAGGGTGCGATGGATATCTCCCTGACGATGGGGCCGTATCTCTTCCCGATCTTCTCCTCGCAGATTTTGCCGGGCGGCGTGGGCTACCTGCGCCTGCGCAGCTTCGTCAACCCCTGGACGCCGCTGCAGGACGGCAAGACGGTGGTGCAAGAGCTGGACGACGCGCTCAACGGCTTCGAGGCGGCCGGCGTGACGGAGTGGCTGCTCGATCTGCGCGGCAACCTGGGCGGTGTCACGGCCACGGCGCAAGCCTTCGCCGGGCGCTTCCTCGAAGACGCGCGCGTGGCCGTGGACACCGACGCCCGCGGCCACCGCGCCGAGACGCTGGCCGACGGTCACACCTTCCCGGTGCAGCGCCCGCTGGCCGTGCTGATCGACGGCCTCTCGGCCTCGTCGTCGGAAGTGCTCTCCTCGGCGCTGAAGGAGTACGGCCGCGCCACGCTGGTGGGACACAAAACGCTCGGTGGGCTCGGCACCGGCCTGCTCTTCCCCCTGCCCGACGGCGCCGCCCTGCAGGTCACCGTTTCGCGCGTGGTCAGCGGCCGCGACCAGCAAACGATCGACAACATCGGCGTGTTCGAGGATGTGGCCGCGCCCAATCCCTCGCCGCAGCAGCTTGCGGCGGGCGATGACCCGGTGATCGACGCCGCCGAAAGTGCGCTCGCCACGCAGGGCTCGTACGACGTGAACCCGAACAGCGACGCGACGCTGCCCGCCGACCAGTTGCGCACCCTGTTTGCGCCGTACGAGCTGACGGCGGGCGAGGTGCCCACCGCGCCGGAGATCAGCAGCGTGCACTTCTTCGGCGACTACGTGATCAACCGCTACGCCGAATGGAACAACTACGAGGGGCCGGGGCGTGACGCCGAGGCGGCGAAGGCGCTGGCGCAGCAGCGCGGCTGGCAGGGCGCGCAGATCCAGTTCTTCGGCCAGAGCAGCGTCGGGGCGATGGAACTGACCGTGACGGATGTCTACGCCACGGCGGACGGCGCGGCGGCCTACCTGAGCGCCGCCGACTTCCCCGATCTGTTGCAGAAGACGGATACGCCGATCCAGCTCGGCGACCAGACGACCGCCTGGCGCGGGCAGTGGGAGGACACGGGCGAGCTGCTGCTGAGCTGGCGGCACGGCCGCATCGTCTTCGCCGTCGGCCTCGCCACCGTGCCCGGCGAAGAGACGTTCGACCCGCTGGTGACGATGGCCAGGGCGGTCGAGGCGCGCTACCAGGCGTCTCCCTTCGCGCAGTAA
- a CDS encoding Maf family protein, protein MSGPPPPRPPLILASASPRRRELLPALRVPFSVRAADVDETPPAGALPERAAAAIAERKASAALAFAPPGALVLAADTVVACDGRALGKPRDAAEARLMLTALAGREHAVFTAVVLACGARQLGETAGARVLMRGYSADEIEASIAAGTPFDKAGAYAIQDPLLHPAERCDGCYCNVMGLPLWTVRRLLQTLAPALRPAPPDATLLRCAACPLRDGAD, encoded by the coding sequence GCGACGGCGCGAGCTGCTGCCCGCGCTGCGTGTGCCCTTCAGCGTGCGGGCGGCCGACGTCGACGAAACGCCGCCGGCCGGCGCTTTGCCCGAGCGCGCGGCCGCGGCGATCGCGGAGCGCAAGGCGTCCGCCGCGCTGGCCTTCGCTCCGCCGGGCGCCCTGGTGCTGGCCGCCGACACGGTCGTGGCCTGCGACGGCCGGGCGCTGGGCAAGCCGCGCGATGCGGCCGAGGCCCGCCTCATGCTCACGGCGCTGGCCGGGCGCGAGCACGCCGTGTTCACCGCCGTCGTACTGGCCTGCGGCGCGCGGCAGCTCGGTGAAACGGCGGGCGCCCGCGTGCTGATGCGCGGCTACTCGGCGGACGAGATCGAGGCCTCGATCGCCGCCGGCACGCCGTTCGACAAGGCCGGCGCCTACGCGATCCAGGATCCCCTGCTGCACCCGGCAGAGCGCTGCGACGGCTGTTACTGCAACGTGATGGGCCTGCCGCTGTGGACGGTGCGCCGGCTGCTGCAGACGCTGGCGCCCGCGCTGCGGCCCGCGCCGCCCGATGCCACGCTGCTGCGCTGCGCCGCCTGCCCGCTGCGGGACGGCGCGGACTGA
- a CDS encoding PEP-utilizing enzyme, giving the protein MTATIRRIGEWDSDANPTFNLWTIGNASEVVPGISPPLFSTFGQRFEHNSAVQVAGRLNLLDVVPCYPAPTGNWAAVIAGRWALNIGWFNAAIGSWQVGRESGLMKQFISSTEGQDISAKASVDDERARRNDRAMRQLRGMLPRMVERDRVNVERLRAADRARDYTRISERAIWRYLERRAQTASGLLGHHLYVSLAAGDYTDRLMELLDVALPGHDPALIIALTSALREVESAKPAKGAWEVAQVVKRRKPLAEELRALAPHAIAERLRAPKNAGWRAFAAAFDTFIALYGFRGQGELDPSFADWEEEPAYAISFIKTYVEAGKEKDPYRLEERAAQGREALEAQILAAMPRQHRAVYRALLGEAQKFTRMREATKANWVRCDRLLRKPTLELGRRFVEGGLIKQRDDIFWLLVTEVEAAANGEAVAGLPHAPARRRKESERLAGLELPEVFALPVQPVPKAAVQAGATTLQGMPVSAGTASGPARVVLSAESAAEVELEPGEVLVAPFTDAPWTPLFVPAAAVVVETGGLLSHAATVARE; this is encoded by the coding sequence GTGACGGCGACGATCCGGCGGATCGGCGAGTGGGACTCGGACGCGAACCCGACCTTCAACCTCTGGACGATCGGCAACGCCTCGGAGGTCGTGCCTGGCATCTCGCCGCCGCTGTTCAGCACCTTCGGCCAGCGCTTCGAGCACAACTCCGCCGTGCAGGTCGCCGGCCGGCTCAACCTGCTGGACGTGGTGCCCTGCTACCCGGCGCCCACGGGCAACTGGGCCGCCGTGATCGCCGGGCGCTGGGCGCTCAACATCGGCTGGTTCAACGCCGCGATCGGCTCCTGGCAGGTGGGGCGCGAGTCGGGCCTGATGAAGCAGTTCATCAGCTCCACAGAGGGCCAGGACATCAGCGCCAAAGCCTCTGTGGACGACGAGCGGGCGCGGCGGAACGACCGCGCCATGCGCCAACTGCGCGGCATGCTGCCGCGCATGGTCGAGCGCGACCGTGTCAACGTCGAGCGGCTGCGCGCCGCCGACCGCGCCCGCGACTACACGCGCATCTCCGAGCGGGCGATCTGGCGCTACCTGGAACGCCGCGCGCAGACGGCCAGCGGCCTGCTGGGCCACCACCTCTACGTCTCGCTCGCTGCCGGCGACTACACCGACCGGCTGATGGAGTTGCTGGATGTCGCCCTGCCCGGCCATGACCCGGCGCTGATCATCGCCCTCACCAGCGCTCTGCGCGAGGTGGAGAGCGCGAAGCCGGCCAAGGGCGCCTGGGAAGTGGCGCAGGTGGTGAAGCGGCGCAAGCCGTTGGCCGAGGAGCTGCGCGCCCTGGCGCCGCACGCGATCGCCGAGCGGCTGCGCGCGCCGAAGAACGCCGGCTGGAGGGCCTTCGCCGCGGCCTTCGACACGTTCATCGCCCTGTACGGCTTCCGTGGCCAGGGCGAGCTCGATCCGTCGTTCGCCGACTGGGAGGAGGAGCCGGCTTACGCGATCAGCTTCATCAAGACCTACGTCGAAGCGGGGAAGGAGAAGGATCCGTACCGCCTGGAAGAGCGGGCGGCGCAGGGGCGCGAGGCGCTTGAAGCGCAGATCCTGGCCGCCATGCCGCGGCAGCACCGCGCCGTCTACCGGGCGCTGCTCGGCGAAGCGCAGAAGTTCACCCGCATGCGCGAGGCCACGAAGGCGAACTGGGTGCGTTGCGACCGGCTGCTGCGCAAGCCGACGCTCGAGCTGGGCCGGCGCTTCGTCGAGGGCGGACTGATCAAGCAGCGCGACGACATCTTCTGGCTGCTCGTCACCGAGGTCGAGGCGGCGGCCAACGGCGAGGCGGTCGCCGGGCTGCCCCACGCGCCTGCCCGCCGGCGCAAGGAGTCGGAGCGGCTGGCCGGCCTGGAGCTGCCCGAGGTCTTCGCCCTCCCCGTGCAGCCCGTGCCGAAGGCCGCGGTGCAGGCCGGCGCCACGACGCTCCAGGGCATGCCGGTCTCGGCGGGCACGGCGAGCGGGCCGGCGCGGGTGGTGCTCTCCGCTGAGTCGGCGGCGGAGGTCGAGCTGGAGCCGGGCGAGGTGCTGGTCGCGCCCTTCACCGACGCGCCCTGGACGCCCTTGTTCGTGCCCGCGGCGGCCGTGGTGGTGGAGACCGGCGGTCTGCTCTCGCACGCGGCCACCGTGGCGCGGGAGTT